The genomic segment TTTTAAATCTGTGAATAGAACTGGTCAATTTATTGTGCAAAAGGGAGGctaatgagaaagaaaaatggtttTGGTGTGGAAAATATCAGCAGAGCATGACCAGCACCAACCTACTACCTCCACCAGGTCTGGCTTCTGGTTTTAGGACCTTATAGATCTGCACGATTATTTCTCTTCTCTTGGAAGACGAAGCAAAGTAACAGAAACATGGTCGCTGCCATTCCTGATGAGATACACAGGCTGTACAGGATAATTTTCTCGACTTGAGAGAAGGCAAGGCTGTCAGAGGTGGCGATGGAGGTGCTGTTGAATCCGTCCCCAGTTTGGTTGTCTTTCAGGGCATCCCATTGAGAAAGAGCACCAGTGTACTGCAGGTGCACAACCTTTGCAGGCAGCACCTTGACCCCGAAGAAGACCCTCTTGAGCATCCTGTAGCGGCTGTCTTTCACGTCACAGCGGTAGGTCCCCGCGTCGGCCTCCCTCACGGGATCCAGGACCAACCTGTCCAAGGGCGGCACCGCGTAGCGCCTGAAGAACGAGTCGTCCGTGGTGACGACGCCCCGGGCATACCTCCAGGAGAAGACGAACCTGAACCTCCCCATGGTCTCCATCACCTCGCCGAGgcagtccagctcctgggcGTCCCCCGCGGTCACTGTGAAGGTGCTCAGGCCACAGTCCCAGGACACCAGGCACTCCGCCTTCCTCTCCTCACAGCTCTCGTGCGCTCCACCACCTCCCAGCAGGCACAGTTCCTCCGTCCGCAACCCCAGGCCGCA from the Lepisosteus oculatus isolate fLepOcu1 chromosome 5, fLepOcu1.hap2, whole genome shotgun sequence genome contains:
- the tmem81 gene encoding transmembrane protein 81, with translation MPCRLLCAMPGIGTKHCGPSLRLPWLTVATWCLLCCPGLGAVTLPPVLEQELQAVTAQVVVRSSPCSATCGLGLRTEELCLLGGGGAHESCEERKAECLVSWDCGLSTFTVTAGDAQELDCLGEVMETMGRFRFVFSWRYARGVVTTDDSFFRRYAVPPLDRLVLDPVREADAGTYRCDVKDSRYRMLKRVFFGVKVLPAKVVHLQYTGALSQWDALKDNQTGDGFNSTSIATSDSLAFSQVEKIILYSLCISSGMAATMFLLLCFVFQEKRNNRADL